A single window of Debaryomyces hansenii CBS767 chromosome F complete sequence DNA harbors:
- a CDS encoding DEHA2F12364p (weakly similar to uniprot|P25641 Saccharomyces cerevisiae YCR068W ATG15 Lipase required for intravacuolar lysis of autophagic bodies): MKQLGEEHPLISTKRPRAKKRRSIAICAAVLTLIAFGFIRFVPKDILAGGWYEGEKDGLSALDNEEVRDMQTDGTTFELKHIFHRGTGSHNYMVHRRLDVTKEYLEAHSEELEELTTMQTSEVDESNLQDVYDAYDWPQAHTGKNPWTIKLQIRQSPTNGVVKRLKERHTPNFLDSYLAYALSVKGNPALLNKIELEWEDEHEIPIPDVKDRDTVVSLATISSNAYVKFPKDDKEKKRSDWIDVGDPWVPDENHTDINFGWADDGLRGHVFVSTDNKTVVIGIKGTSGAGLIGTGPEETTANDKLNDNLLFSCCCARVGYMWTTVCDCYQKAYTCDQDCLEKELMRQDRYYQATLDLYRNVSQLYDPSTTNIWVTGHSLGGALASLVGRTYGLPAVAFEAPGEMLATRRLHLPQPPGLPKHLENIWHFGNTADPIYMGVCNGVSSSCNVAGYAMETACHTAHQCVYDVVTDMGWRVNLLNHRIHTVIDDIILAYNDTPPCVQQPPCRDCFNWRFTSSDDNKNDEPPLPNPLHPKPPSTVRSSNMPHEQSPNASRSLSSLCTEPSCTSSFQSVSPSFSSQLPSHPSQNPQRCLRRTWYGRCSKWGHNSAAHHVSSI; this comes from the coding sequence atGAAACAATTAGGGGAAGAACATCCTTTGATAAGTACGAAGAGACCTAGAGCAAAAAAAAGACGTTCCATAGCGATATGCGCTGCTGTATTAACGTTGATAGCATTCGGGTTCATTAGGTTTGTGCCCAAGGATATATTAGCTGGAGGGTGGTATGAAGGCGAGAAGGATGGTTTAAGTGCtttagataatgaagaagtgAGAGACATGCAAACAGATGGAACAACGTTTGAATTAAAGCATATATTTCACCGGGGAACGGGATCACATAATTATATGGTTCATCGCAGGTTGGATGTAACTAAGGAGTATCTAGAGGCTCATAGCGAGGAATTAGAGGAGTTGACAACTATGCAGACATCAGAGGTAGACGAGAGTAATTTACAAGACGTTTACGACGCATATGACTGGCCCCAGGCGCACACGGGCAAGAATCCGTGGACAATCAAGCTCCAGATCAGACAGTCGCCTACTAACGGAGTAGTGAAGAGGTTGAAGGAGCGTCATACACCCAACTTTTTGGACTCGTATTTGGCATATGCATTATCTGTGAAGGGCAATCCGGCGCTTCTCAACAAGATTGAGCTCGAATGGGAGGACGAGCACGAAATACCGATTCCCGACGTCAAGGACCGGGATACAGTGGTGTCTTTGGCGACGATTTCGTCGAACGCATATGTGAAGTTCCCCAAGGACgacaaagaaaagaagagacTGGATTGGATCGATGTGGGCGATCCGTGGGTGCCCGATGAAAATCACACCGACATCAACTTTGGATGGGCTGACGACGGGCTCCGTGGACACGTATTTGTGAGCACCGACAACAAGACAGTCGTGATAGGAATCAAGGGTACGTCGGGAGCAGGGCTTATTGGCACGGGACCCGAAGAAACCACTGCCAATGATAAGTTGAACGATAACCTACTTTTTCTGTGCTGCTGTGCTCGCGTGGGCTATATGTGGACCACCGTGTGTGACTGCTACCAGAAGGCATACACCTGCGACCAAGACTGTCTCGAGAAGGAGCTCATGCGCCAGGACCGTTACTACCAGGCGACACTCGACTTGTACCGCAATGTATCCCAGCTCTACGACCCTCTGACCACCAACATCTGGGTTACAGGGCATTCGCTTGGGGGTGCATTAGCGTCGCTTGTGGGCAGAACATACGGGCTACCAGCCGTGGCATTCGAGGCACCCGGTGAAATGCTAGCCACCCGTCGACTCCATCTCCCTCAACCCCCAGGGCTCCCCAAGCACTTGGAAAACATCTGGCATTTTGGGAACACGGCCGATCCTATATACATGGGTGTTTGCAATGGTGTCTCCAGCTCGTGCAATGTAGCCGGGTATGCGATGGAAACTGCCTGTCACACGGCTCACCAATGCGTGTACGATGTCGTGACAGACATGGGATGGAGGGTTAACCTTCTCAACCACCGCATCCACACCGTTATCGACGACATTATCCTCGCGTACAACGACACGCCTCCATGTGTCCAGCAGCCTCCGTGTCGAGACTGCTTCAACTGGCGATTCACCTCGTCCGACGACAACAAGAATGATGAACCGCCGTTGCCCAACCCGTTGCACCCAAAACCACCTTCCACGGTACGTTCTTCGAATATGCCCCACGAACAATCGCCTAATGCATCTCGCTCACTTAGTAGTTTATGTACAGAGCCTTCCTGCACATCCTCCTTCCAATCAGTGTCGCCGTCATTCTCGAGCCAGCTTCCAAGTCATCCCTCGCAAAATCCTCAACGATGCTTGCGTAGAACATGGTACGGTCGTTGTTCCAAATGGGGGCACAACAGCGCAGCCCATCATGTATCTAGCATATAG